In one window of Helianthus annuus cultivar XRQ/B chromosome 17, HanXRQr2.0-SUNRISE, whole genome shotgun sequence DNA:
- the LOC110924884 gene encoding protein FAR1-RELATED SEQUENCE 5-like, with amino-acid sequence MYEIRESWVPAYFRDIPMCCLMKTTSRFESSNAAFKVNSTSANTLVQWLLCYDTRIDAQRYRQRVAHFKYSSIVFHGKSNLPIEEHAFAIYTHSVFHVVRKEILKGKFYCYISNQAAEDGTMVFSVTHEDNVFTVKFNNVDRTVDCSCHGFTRMGYLCRHIFCVYRLQHVDTIPAQYISDMWRRDILPKRVFSAQSRYGVDTQPQDVMRSEIIDVVSDCVDVVRNDVDSLSSLLEQLKLIKMNFLTKGSIQMPAQVPSEDVLEELIGHPIENEVVVNNPDVARNKGCGKHRRITGSSNQPAPKPPKAARLCRTCMKYVTGHDSHNCKKIH; translated from the exons ATGTACGAAATCAGGGAAAGTTGGGTACCCGCATACTTCAGGGACATCCCTATGTGTTGTTTGATGAAGACGACTTCACGTTTCGAAAGTTCAAATGCAGCTTTCAAAGTTAACTCTACCAGCGCAAATACTCTGGTTCAATGGCTGCTATGTTATGACACGCGAATTGACGCACAACGTTACCGCCAAAGAGTTGCTCATTTCAAATATTCTTCCATCGTTTTCCATGGCAAAAGCAATCTACCCATTGAAGAACATGCGTTCGCTATTTATACTCACTCTGTTTTTCACGTTGTTCGAAAGGAAATCCTCAAGGGAAAGTTTTACTGCTACATCTCAAACCAAGCGGCCGAAGACGGCACAATGGTTTTTTCTGTCACACATGAAGACAACGTTTTCACG GTCAAGTTTAATAACGTTGATAGGACAGTAGATTGTTCATGCCATGGTTTCACTCGCATGGGCTACCTCTGTCGCCACATCTTTTGTGTATATCGCTTACAACATGTTGATACGATCCCAGCCCAATACATATCTGATATGTGGCGGCGTGATATATTGCCAAAGAGAGTGTTTTCCGCCCAGAGTCGTTATGGCGTAGACACGCAACCACAGGACGTTATGCGATCTGAGATTATTGACGTGGTCTCCGACTGTGTGGATGTTGTTCGAAACGATGTTGATTCACTTTCATCCTTGCTTGAACAACTAAAACTCATCAAAATGAATTTTTTAACAAAGGGATCTATCCAGATGCCAGCCCAAGTGCCAAGTGAGGATGTCTTAGAAGAACTGATTGGGCATCCAATAGAGAACGAGGTTGTGGTGAATAACCCTGATGTGGCGCGTAATAAAGGATGTGGTAAACACCGTCGCATTACTGGTAGCAGCAACCAGCCAGCTCCAAAACCCCCAAAGGCTGCTCGACTGTGCCGAACCTGCATGAAGTACGTCACTGGCCATGATTCCCATAATTGCAAAAAAATTCACTGA